GTCGTGTGTCTTTTTCGGTGGAAATACGGCGGGGAGCTTTGAGGGGCGCAGCCCCTCAAAGGAAATCCCGCTTTTCCAGCCTGCACCTGTCCTTCTCGGCCCCTCCCAAAGGACCCGGACTGAGGCCGGGCAGGTCGAAATTCCTCAGACACACTCTAAGCTCCCGCCAGACAACAGCCCGGCGACACAAAGCGGACTGTTGTGGGGCTTACGTTGATACCAATGGGGCGGTTCACGAATCGCCCCTGTGCCCTCGCCTACCAGGTCCGGTGTGAACTCTCGTCACGTATCGTGGCGTCCGTCGCGCTGGCGTGGCGCCGTCGGCCTGCGCTTGGAGCGCCATATCCCCACGATGCCCAGCGGGATGGCTACGAGGATCCCGGCCATGCTCAACAATGCACCCTGGCGCAGCGTCTTCGGCTGGTAGGAGAAGACGACGACATGTTGGCCCGGCGTCAAAGCGACTGCCCGGAAGAGGAAGTTGGCTCGCAGGATCGGGGCCGCGCGGCCGTCCACCGTGACCCGCCAGCCCGGGTAGAAGGTGTCGTTCAGGACCAGATATCCAGGAGCGCTCAGCGTCGCCTCGATGACGACCTCCTCCGGGGTGTCCGCCAGGATGTGTGCCTCCCCCACATCGATGGGCCCGCTCAACGGCTTCCCCTCCGATAGGATCAACTCGCGTCGGGGATCGAAGGACCAATCGGCGATGGCGGCGATCGCCTCCTCATCGTCCGGGATGACGCGCGCCCGGCCGATGACGAAAACCCTTCCCAACGCCCCCGCCAGCTCGTAGATCTTCACATCGCCGGAGTGCACGCGGCGAAGCCGCCCGTCTGGGGATACGACCAACGCCACGAATTGCCGCGTGCGTTCGTCCACCAGCGTTACCCCGCGGATGACCCAATTGCCCTCCGCCAACGTGGAGCGCAGCGTGATCCTGTCCGGGCGCGATGGCCTGGGCAGGGAGAGGGTTGCCTGGTAGTAGTTCACTCCCCACACGTCGTCGTGGTAGATCACCCGGGCCCGCGTGTGGGCAGCTGTTCCGGGGGCTGTGTCGAGTCCGGCGCGGACGTGAACCCGGCCCACGAGCTGCCCTTCCTCCTCCAGGGTGATCTCGCCCACCCGGCTGGCGGGGCGAGGGAACGGCGGTTCCAGATAGGAGACGACGCTCACCGCCGTCGCCGAGAAATCGGGCAGGTCCCACAGGGTGAGGGATTGCCCGGGCTCCAGCGCCACGCGCCCCTGCAGGTCGTAATAGATGCCGTCCCCCCACGCGTCCCGCACCTTGTCCGTGATCACGTAGCGGATGCCGGCCAGGTCCAGCATCCGGTGCGCCGGGATCTCCTGGAGCTGCTCGCGCAGCCGCCCGTCGGGCAACAGGCGATCGGGCGTGACGAAGAGGGTCTGGAACCAGGTGTAGCGCGCCAGCGGCAGCACGCCCCCATCGTAGCCGTCGATGCTGGGGAGATGGAACAACAGCGGGAGGTTGGGGGCGATGATCTCCTTCATCTTCGCCGCGACGACGTAATCCCGGAAGCCGGCCTCGTCCAGCCGGTCGGCCAGGAGCTGGCGCATCTCGGGCAGGTCGCCGGGGTCGTAGCGGATGCCGGACATGGAGAGGAAGCGACCGGGATCGGCCAGCAGGTGTGCCGGGGCGGTGCGCAACGAGGTGACCGCCTGGGGGGCGGAGGGGTGGTTGAAATCCAGCGGCAGCGCCGCGATCAGGAGCTCGCCGCATAGCACGGCCAGCGCCAGAGGCCCCGTCCAGGCGCGCAGCCGGGCGGGCCATCGAGCTCGCGCCAGCAGCCCCGCCGCGATCAGGGATAGCCCGCCCCAGGCGAGCAGGGTCGCCCGCCCGGGCCATCGCTGGAGGACCAGGAGCAGGACGAGGACGCCGCTCCACACCCAGACGAGGGTTCGGCGTCTTGGGTGGGCCATGACCCAATCCCGCAGGGCTGTGAGCCCGGCCCGCCAATCCCACTCGCCGGACGCGCTCAGCCGCTCCACCCCCATGCCGGCCAGCAACGCCATGGCCAGCGCATACCAGGCCAGCCAGCGCGGCGGCGCCCGGAATAGGGAGAACCCCGGGAGCACCTTGTAGAACAGGAGGTAGAGGGGCGTGTAGCCTCCCAGGGCCAGGAGGATGCCGCCAATCGCCAATACGATCAGCGGTATCCGCAGCCATCGGTGCTTCGACACCGGGGTGAGCGCTCCCAGTCCGGCCAGGGCCAGGCCCACGATGCCCACGTAGGCCAGATATTCGGCGAACACGGGGGTGCCGAAGATGGCCTCCGGGTGCATGGCGTAGGGGGGGAGCAGCGCCGGCAGGAGCATGTTCGGCTTCAGCGAGAAGGCAACCACTTCCGGGTAGCTCAATCCCCCGGAGCGGATCGAGAGTTGGGTCAGCTCCCGGGTGGGCAGGAGTTGAGCTGCCGAGATGAGGACGGCCAGGATACTCGCCCCCGCCAGCTTCCCGAGCGGGATGAACCATGCCTGGGCCAGCCAACGGAGGGACCGGTCCCGGCGACGGATCTCCTGCAGGGGGACG
This is a stretch of genomic DNA from Chloroflexota bacterium. It encodes these proteins:
- a CDS encoding YfhO family protein, coding for MIARWRRILGPLLIALGLLALSVWAFRHTALTNKVLARGDAFAYFTPYWAYRAEALRSGRLPLWDPYLFLGVPFLANPQAAVLYPLHWPLIWLRPERALIWSMVLHVWLAACFTYALARHLRLGRTGALAAAIVYALGGHLAGHAGQINQLNVLAWFPLALLLYDRAMRERNPWRGLASLAGLSCVLALQLLAGHAQATYISTAGLGVYALAVPLQEIRRRDRSLRWLAQAWFIPLGKLAGASILAVLISAAQLLPTRELTQLSIRSGGLSYPEVVAFSLKPNMLLPALLPPYAMHPEAIFGTPVFAEYLAYVGIVGLALAGLGALTPVSKHRWLRIPLIVLAIGGILLALGGYTPLYLLFYKVLPGFSLFRAPPRWLAWYALAMALLAGMGVERLSASGEWDWRAGLTALRDWVMAHPRRRTLVWVWSGVLVLLLVLQRWPGRATLLAWGGLSLIAAGLLARARWPARLRAWTGPLALAVLCGELLIAALPLDFNHPSAPQAVTSLRTAPAHLLADPGRFLSMSGIRYDPGDLPEMRQLLADRLDEAGFRDYVVAAKMKEIIAPNLPLLFHLPSIDGYDGGVLPLARYTWFQTLFVTPDRLLPDGRLREQLQEIPAHRMLDLAGIRYVITDKVRDAWGDGIYYDLQGRVALEPGQSLTLWDLPDFSATAVSVVSYLEPPFPRPASRVGEITLEEEGQLVGRVHVRAGLDTAPGTAAHTRARVIYHDDVWGVNYYQATLSLPRPSRPDRITLRSTLAEGNWVIRGVTLVDERTRQFVALVVSPDGRLRRVHSGDVKIYELAGALGRVFVIGRARVIPDDEEAIAAIADWSFDPRRELILSEGKPLSGPIDVGEAHILADTPEEVVIEATLSAPGYLVLNDTFYPGWRVTVDGRAAPILRANFLFRAVALTPGQHVVVFSYQPKTLRQGALLSMAGILVAIPLGIVGIWRSKRRPTAPRQRDGRHDT